Genomic DNA from Desulfovibrio sp. UCD-KL4C:
GTATAAAAGTTATTAACAAAAGAAATTTGTCCTTGCGACCATTGAGGAGGGGCCACACCCGATCCCATTCCGAACTCGGAAGTTAAGACCTCCATCGCCGATGATACTGCTAGGTAGCTAGTGGGAAAGTAGGTCGTCGCAAGGACTTTTGTTTTTAAAGAAACCCCGTACATATTATGTACGGGGTTTCTTGCGTTAAAGGAAATATTTGCAAAGTGATTTTTCGTTCTGTTTAGAAGAAGCCAGAACCGCGTTTATAAATCAGCTTACAGCTGTTTAGTCTGGTTAATTAATATAGAACCTTAGATTCTATTGTTAGCTGGTTCAAAAGTCCTTTTAAAAAGTTTTTAATATCGGGAAAGACTGATTCTATAAGCTAATAGCTGTTGACAGTGAGAAGTTCTTTATATAGAACTCTTTCTCCTGCTTCGGCATAAGTTATTTGTTAAGAATAATGCTCTAGATAAATAAATATATTTTTAAATATTTGTCCTTGCGACCATTGAGGAGGGGCCACACCCGATCCCATTCCGAACTCGGAAGTTAAGACCTCCATCGCCGATGATACTGCTAGGTAGCTAGTGGGAAAGTAGGTCGTCGCAAGGACTTTAGTTTTTAAAACCCCTGTACATTATGATGTATGGGGGTTTTCGCGTCTGAATATGATTTTCTTATACTTTTGCTAGAAATTATCTGTTTAAATAAATTTAACGATTTCGAGGGAATAATGGTTACTTTAGTTCTCTGCACGCTAATTCCAATTTTTTTAATGATTTTGGGTGGGGCGTTTGCATATAGAAGTGAAATATTACCGGAAAATAGTGCCACCGTATTAAATGGCTTTGTTTGTTACTTTACTCTGCCAGCACTTATATTTGGATCACTCGCCACAACTCCGATAAATGAGATAGCAAGAGGTCGATTTATTACAGGAACTGTTGCTTCTATGCTCATATCCTATCTATTAATGTTTATATTTTCAAAATATGTTTTTAAATCACACTACACTGAGAGTGCTATGAGAGCTATGACAGGAAGTTTTCCTAATTGTGCTTTTTTAGGTCTTCCGGTGATGCTTTCGTTGTTTGGTCATGGTAAGGATGTTTTAATTGCTACAACTATCTCTATCCTTATACCTACCTTACTTATCATTATTGTCGTAGCAAAATTTTCTTTGTATAGAGCGGATAAGGATAAGTCTTTATTTTTAATTATCTATTCAATAGTAATTTTAACATTGAAAACACCTCTAGTTATTTCTGCATTAATCGGTATTGTTTTTTCTATCCTGCAAATATCTCTTCCAGCTTTTTTTACCAAAGCTTTGCATAGCTTTGGAATGTCTTCAATTCCGTGCGCTCTCTTTGCTGTTGGAATCGTACTAAGTAAGCAGAAAATAAAACTCGAATGGTCTAAAATACTATTAGTTAACTTTAGTAAAATGATCTTGCATCCTGTTTTAGCAGCAGTATTTTTGTCTTTACTTAAGGTTCCTGAAAATATGCTTATTATGGGAGTTGTATCATCCGGAATGCCAGCAGCAGCTATAACATGCGTATTATCGCAGGAATATGAAACATTAGAAATGGAAACCTCTGCAAGTGTTTTGATCACGACTATAATTTATATGCCTTGTTTATTAGGAACCTTGTTTATTGCACATATGTTTGGGATAACATTTTAGTTTTAATAGAACCGTTTTAACGAAGTGATTGTTTTTATATTTTGTTTAAGTTAATTAGATAATCATTTAATTTAAAGAAAATATAAATATGGAGTTACGTATGACAATTAGCGTTAAGGATGCAATTAAGCAAAGGCATAGCGTAAGATCTTATTTAGATACGCCTTTAAATGATTCAGATATTATGGAGATTCTTGATGCAGGCCGGAACGCCCCATCTAGTTTAAATTCTCAGCCATGGCGTTTTAAAGTTGTAACTGACAAAACAACAATAGAATGGCTTTCAACAAAAAAAGTATCCCGGAATCAGTCTTGGATAGGTAAAGCTCCTGCTGTTATTGTTTGCTGTGTTGATCTGGATGGATACATAAAAGATTCTCAAGCCAGTGCATTTTTCTTTAGGGAAAATAATATTATGGAAGAGGAGCCTATGCAAGGTATCGAAGAATATGTTGCTAAAGCTGAAAGCGAACCTGATTCTGATAAGTTCGGAGCCAGTGTTATGAATTTATCGATAGCTATGTCTTTTATGATGCTTCGTGCAACAGAGCTAGGATTAGGTTCTTGTTGGGTCGGAATGTTTAATCCTGATTTAATTAAAGAACATTTAAATATGAGTGATAAGCTACGCATTGCAGCTTTACTTGTTATAGGCAAACCAGATGAAAGTGGAACAATTCCGCGTAACCGAAAAACAATCGATGATATTCTTATTAAGTAGATTTTGGCTAAAATTAATATTTAAAAATTAGCGCCTTAG
This window encodes:
- a CDS encoding AEC family transporter, translated to MVTLVLCTLIPIFLMILGGAFAYRSEILPENSATVLNGFVCYFTLPALIFGSLATTPINEIARGRFITGTVASMLISYLLMFIFSKYVFKSHYTESAMRAMTGSFPNCAFLGLPVMLSLFGHGKDVLIATTISILIPTLLIIIVVAKFSLYRADKDKSLFLIIYSIVILTLKTPLVISALIGIVFSILQISLPAFFTKALHSFGMSSIPCALFAVGIVLSKQKIKLEWSKILLVNFSKMILHPVLAAVFLSLLKVPENMLIMGVVSSGMPAAAITCVLSQEYETLEMETSASVLITTIIYMPCLLGTLFIAHMFGITF
- a CDS encoding nitroreductase family protein; this encodes MTISVKDAIKQRHSVRSYLDTPLNDSDIMEILDAGRNAPSSLNSQPWRFKVVTDKTTIEWLSTKKVSRNQSWIGKAPAVIVCCVDLDGYIKDSQASAFFFRENNIMEEEPMQGIEEYVAKAESEPDSDKFGASVMNLSIAMSFMMLRATELGLGSCWVGMFNPDLIKEHLNMSDKLRIAALLVIGKPDESGTIPRNRKTIDDILIK